Within Planococcus citri chromosome 2, ihPlaCitr1.1, whole genome shotgun sequence, the genomic segment TTCTCATATCGAATTTAGGTACTGCTTGAGAATGATCCACAAACCAAGAATCATTACTGTGTAGAATGTTTCTTCTTTGTGATTCCATATTATTTCTGGTAATCCTTGTATTTGGTATGGAAAATAAGGTTTCCCCGTAAGAATGATTAAACCGGGTTCATAGATAACCTGTTGTGTGAAATaatgtacatttttcaattaccatAGAAATTCTTTAGCGAAGTTTTTTCAGAGAAATATCCATTGAAGAAGTATTTTCTCAAGTTAATTTACCGAACATATTTCCTTGGGTGGTGTTGGGAATAAGTGAGGTACTATCAAGTGATCAGTGAATTCTGAAATTGTATTTTCTCCCTGTAATTAGAGAGGTTATGATTAGCAATTTTCTTGAAGTGGGTCTCTATTAAAATTGCTTGTATTTGAGAACGCTGTTTTAATATTACAAATAGATAAATTCTACGTACTTGTACTTTGACTGTGttgaatttaacaaaaattagaatacaCAAATGATAAAGGGTGAAAGCAAATTTCATTGCTGAAAAGTGTTTAGCTTGAGCGGTGAGCATTTGATTTGATATTGGACTTCGGTATTTTATCGTGGCGTGTAACTGAAAGTGAGTTGagtaattgggggggggggtatttgaTTGAATTGATCTACCTATACGTTCTTCACTTTTAGAGAAGTAAGTATTATGTATGTGGTTATTTGATTGAAATGCTGTACTTACTACGAATTTTGGTTCTCAGAAACAAAGAATATCTGCATGTGTGGATGTCTATGTTGTTCAAGCATCTATCGTAGGCCTATCAAAATATCTATTGATGTTATAGGAAAATGTGTTTGAAAGTTACTTGACCTTTGGAAggctattttgattttatcgaaAGTCTGATTCCCACTAGCAACtcggtatacttttttttcctggCCTTACATCacttaataattttgattaattttttttgaaaaatgccaaaGAGCGATCAGAATGTTTTTACCATCAGTCTCCAAAATGTTTCCGCGtcgaatttttgttgtttttgttgcgagaaaaaaatcaactgttgaGCTACAAGCAAAAATCTTTTCTTGCAATCAGTCCGCACATCCACAGAAAGTCATGAATAACTTGTGATTTGTGGTGACACTCAAGTATGTTAGCTACGCACATATAAATGTCgtgtaaaatcaaaatatgaaattttaacaaatttagaGGAGGCCTTCAATTTGAGTCAAGACGCCTAGAAAAAATGTTAGCCTCGGATGTATTCCTGATGAGGAAATAAAAATGCTTAATGagagggcattttcgaaaaaaactttttttctgctCTAGACTCTATCtgacctgttttgaaaaatggctcCGTTTCAAAATATAGTATTCAAGATTTCGCCTCATCTAAAGCCATCgccattaaaatttgaaaccaccttAAAGGGTTGAAAATTGCTCAGCGTTGGGTAGATTCatgtgttgaaaatattttcctccCTGATACCTATTACACATTGATTATGTCATACAATAGGAAAATATCCATTTCTGAAATTGTGGGAATAATTTGAAGAACGGTGATGCCAATTTCTGGCTGTTTATCGCCATTATTTGATGATGGCACATGAAATTGGCAACACTATGGTCCGAAATATCCTCTCCCCCCCCGcaccagtttcagaaattatatcgtTCGATATTTTTTTGGCCGAATCAATGCATGATATTTGAGAAGAAAGTACTTTCTAAACATGAAACCACCCAAAAATCAGGTTCTTGTCCTGAAATTGGTCTTGGATTTAGAATGCGACGGCCTTTTTCGATGGAGCATTTTGcgtactatcttttggaacatgaataatttttccgaAACGTATTGAATATgagctagagcgaaaaacagcgtttttttggaaaacgtcTCCCTTTTGAGAACCCATCCTTATCTCCTTTTCAAGAACACCTCCGGGGTGTTGGGAAATTTTCTGGAtggatttcaatttaaaatgaaggtctccactgaatttgatcaaaatcttcTTACATGATGTGAAGTGggtaatttttatgataattttaaatgcttttattttttgatttacttattgatgtttgcatttttaaatgaaggtgttcgtgattttttttcatcttttaatgaGATATTGGAAGGTAATTTTTGGAGACTCTCGTGAAATGCATGTTGTaatatgtacgtactacgtagacaTACCTACCAGTATACATACGTACCTAAATGTAGTTTTTGTGCAACGGTTCCGTGTCCGAAATGAATCAACGTGTATAGCTTTTTGATGAGAAACAAAAGTTGTCCTGTagaaattacaagtttttcCTATTTATGTGAAAGGCTGATTTTGTCTTGACCATaggtaaaaagtgaaaaaatgcgTACAACACAGTAGTTTATTCGCGAAGGTGTAAGatagttacaaaaaattatttctagaGAACGATTTCTATATTGATGATGTCCATTCAAATGTTCTCACCTTTGAAGTATCTAAAACAATTCGTTTTGGAAGCACGTAGAAATAATTTCCTGCGGAGAGAGCACACTCTTGAAAAGTCTTTTCGAAGTTGGACAAAGGAGTAAAATGGCGCTGAATTATCCTGTGAAAATAATGTTCGAATTGAATTTACAATGTTGTTAAAAATGGTCTAGTGTACAATATAACGTATACAGATAGGCACAATTACAATACGCCTATCAGAAGTTCTAATGTGTGGAGACATTTTGATCACATGCTCGTACATTTGTTTTGAAgctgatccaaaaaaaaaaagagaaagataAGTTTTTGACCAAACCTCGAAATCTCATTGAAAATGGTATAGTTCTTCTATATTTCCtctgatttttacattttcgatatttttcattttagaaatgatGTGTACTATTGCTTGCCAGATGCAGAAGTATAGGCTTCCTTTGATGAGTTCTTTCTACAGAGAGTTATTAAAAAAGCTTATCCAAGGAAAGAACATCTCTTTTTCAGAATAAAGTCCCTTATTTTGAGATGCTCAATCAATGtgttggtacaaaaaaaatataggtgcTTGTTCGTTTGTCCACTCACTTTTCTGGTGAATTATCTTTATCGTCCAGTTTAAACCTGAACTTTTCACGTTGTTCGTATACTGCAAATGTATAGATTATTCTGTGTGTacctaaatgaaaatgttttgttaGGTTTGACTTGTGGAAAGGATATAAGTCCTAATGCGGCATACAGTGGACGCATCTGACTAATGTTTTATAATACAAAATTATTTGTCATTACTGTTAGGTTGGAGTGTAGTATTCAAAAAAGGCTGTAAATCTACTCCTGCCCTGTTGAGACGATCCTGGTAAATATCCACTTTCACCCATTCGAACCACCATTGTTCCGGTAGACCTATCGAAGAATCATTTTTGCCACTCGATGAGCTTGACCAGCTTTCAGTTTCGTTGCATTTTTGAATAGCACCTTGCGGGAGAAAAATCGCATCACGTTATTAAAGCGTTACTGGAGGTCTAAATTACGAATAAATGTTTTGAACGAGAATATATCCAATACCAAGCATTACGAGAGTGTGATATTTTCCATCTCTGTAATTCCAAAGTACTTCAGGTAAACTTTGTAATTGATAAGGGAAATACGGTTTGCCTGTTATAATGAAAAGACCTGGATTATAGAtaacctgttttgaaaaaaataaaaattcgatatGAGCTTTCTATCCTGTAGAAATGTTTGATTTAATAGcttttaagttgaaaatttacagtaCAGATTTCCTTTGGTAGAGAGGGCAATATGTGAGGCACTAtcaaacgattttcaaatacAGATGCAAATAATCGATCCAAGTCCGGTTCATTTTCATTACTTTGTCCCTAAAAgagaaaaatctttaattttctgaatctaaaTGCATAAGAATGTATTTCAAGTCAAGTCATTTACTCACCTCGACTATTGGAAGAATTAAGAGTACCAAACCATACAAATAGTAGACAATAACAAATTTcattgctttcaaaaattttcatgagccaaatatccaaaataaaagaaatgatAAGTTTCAAGTGTGTGAGTAGCGAAAGGTAGGCATGCAAAATTGTGATAGGTACACATCAATCAAGTTAACTCGCATCGTAAAAATGTAGTGAGATAAATATCTGATATGTTTGCAATGCGGATGCATTAGATGGGTCATTGAGCAATTAATTTGGTACATAAGACACCCTAGTTCTTTCAGTAGTAATGTAACTACACCGATATAAAaagtaatatattttttatgatcTTCACCAGTCTTAATTTTAAgtattcgattattttaatgaaaatgggTCGACTACGCAACCAAATGATTGTTCCTGTTGTACAATTTGAGGGAAAATGTGGTATTTGAGATAGTGTACCCTGAAATTTTTAGGCTTACGATGATTCCAGCTCATTGTTAAAGTCCGAAGTAGCGATTATTGGCTCTCTGAGCACTTTCTACCGTTTTCTTCAACTTCAGCGCTTTCGGGTCGAATAAATCTTCGCGTATACCGCTTTTAAGTTCGAATTTTTCGAtcatatggaaaaaatttccggATAAGAGAACAGTTCCTGGAAAGttgttttcgaaatttgacAGGGGAGTGAAATGTTGTTGCAGTAACctgtttgaaggaaaaaaaatagctcGTCATGTACTTACATGTTACCTACTTATGGCTTAGATGAGTGTATCAATTTCAGATTAATTATTCGTTTTCATGAGATATAAAGTCTCCCCTCGCCCCTCCTTCTCTCCAACTGAAGCTGTTTCAAATCTTTTCTTTCCGATTATTTTGTATTACTCTGAGAGAGAAGTAGGGACAAGGACaaaatcgtttttcaaaatgaaaaaaatggttttagtTGATAAATTGGTAGACGTGATGATGTCTTGAAgttgaattgagaaaaaatgtgcATTTAGATGATACAAAAGAGtacgtaattttgatttttttggtcacgaGTTGAATAAACCAGTCATAAATGTGATTCATATTTACTTATTTGGCGGATCCACTTCCAggttcagttcaattttttctttctgctGGTAAATCGCGAATACTTGAAGTACCCTGTGTGTACCTTTGATAACAGAGACGAGACAATGAAATAACAAACTATTGTgatttgaaatgagaaattcgATTATAATTACTATTCGGTTGGAGCATTTCTGATTGCGAAAAACGTTTCAAATCGGTTCCCGTTGAATCGATACAGTTCTCAAAAACGTTTACTTTCACCCATTGATGCCACCATTGTTCTGGCGGAGAGACGGTGATTTTGTCGGAATTTCTCGAGTCTTTTGGGGTGGTATTTTCACCTTGCCTTTGAAAAGctcctgaaaattttattttcatttcgtgaTCTCTCATTCGTAATTTATGTTATCTTAGATGAACTGTAAATTTATACCCAGTATtactatcgtgtaatatgtttCATCCTTATAGTTCCATGTTATGTCTGGTAATTCTTGTATTTGGTAAGGGAAGTAAGGTTTACCAGTAAGTATGATTAGACCGGGTTTGTAGATAATCTATAtcatgaaagagaaaaaataatattagaaGAATTCCAGTTGGGTTTTTTGATTGTATTAATCACCTGCTTGCCCGTCCTGTATTGTGTTTAGAGAAAAGACTAGGTTATTAATTGTAGATTTATGTCTACGTTACCGGGCTGAGTTCTGGAGGTGCAATTGGAAGTAAATGAGGTACTATGAAATCATCTTCAAACACTTTGGCAAGTTGTTGTTCTGAGCTTGAGATTGTACCCTGCATTGAGCAGAATTTTATTAGTGTTACGAAAGTACTTATATGCTAATTCAATCAACTCGATAACATTTTTGTACTGAGAAATGAATCTTGAAGAGATTGTtagatttgaatatttttgagctTACTTGAGTTGAGATGAATAGAAAAACTATTGAATACGCATGATAGCTCATGACAAATGAGCTGGTTAGAGTGATGGTTCACCTTGGAATTGAGAATATTATGTATACTAAAAgttttgttactttttgaaatttcgaattagTCTTATTTGATGATGTGTATACCTACAGGAAACGTCAGCTTGTGATAGATTTTACACAAGCTCAACGCTTTATCTATCAATACCTACTCTCGAATTTATCAACTATTTAATCCGTCATGTGATAAATGTAAAGTAAGTGGGAGAAAGAATGCCTATTTGAATTTGAGAGATTTATTTAACCTAAAGATATTCACAACTGTGTCATGAATGAagtaatgaataattttatcgaaatcgtgatgtaggtatttattgcatttgagaattttttcatcagaacatcgtttatttttggCACACTtatattcaagttgaaaaatgaaaaattgattagtaTTCGTTCTTcttgtatttttgtttgaatGCACGACCCCACGTCAATCTTCGAACTTTCTGCACAGGATCATCTAACGCGATAATTTCTGGTTGAGGAACAACGTAAAAAAAGTTGCCTCTTATCAGTGtattttttccatgaaaattttgagcgaagTTTGATAATGGTGTAAAATTACTTCGAAGTAATCTGGAATCAGAATACATGCGGATTAGATTTGTAGGAGTAGTCGATTTTATGGAATATTTTATAATGCGGGTAAATTCTTATAAGCTTTTTGAACGAGGGCGATGATGTCAAATTGCTCAATTATGAATACGTCATTCTCGTTAAATTTGAAAGCTTTCCTCATGTTCCAAATGTCAATGCCTTACTCTTTGAAATTGCTGAGGTGatataaattgaagaattgaaatttttgtacatgTTTCGCTCTTACAATACTGATTGAGGATCAGATGATAACTGGTATTACCAAACCGGATCAACCCATGcattaaatttgaaatctgtTGCATGGTTACCTATTGAAAAACCTTAAGTCTACCCTGATgcgaatgattaaaaatatttacaagtcTGGAGAATTTTCTTTatcgtcaattttcaattcgaatctTTGTGATTgttcaaaaactgcaaaaacaCAGATTAATTGGTGAGTATCTGTGAACAAAATAACAATGAATGTGTTAATGTACAGTTGGAAatgtttcatgatttttgagttGTACGTAACTGAAGTGTACCGTTTGGTTGAAAGATGTTGGTTGAAGAAAAAGGCTGTAGAGTAACCCCCGAGTTAATATCATTTTCATCTACGTCGGTAATCACCCATTTATACCACCAGTGCTCTGGTGGTAGGTTATCGTTCTCTTTCGTGAtcttttcagttgaattatcGGTACTGGAATTCTCGTATACTTTCTTGAGCGCACccaaaaaacgtacattttCAGTTGTCGTGGTCACTTTTAGATTTTGTCTTTGAATTGCCTCTAGAACAGTTCAATGGGGTTGTTGATGGTTTAAGTacgtgttcattttttgaaaaatgaaattatggtCGTGAATTTGGATATTACCAATAGCTATCACTGTGTAAAATTTGTCGCATTTGAAATCCCAAGATATTTCCGGTACGTCCTCGATTTGATACGGGAAATAGAATTTACCGGTGGAAATTATCAATCCGGGTTTATAAATTACCTAAAGgggattgaaatttcagaaagtaAATCTAAACTGTAACAACTCAtcgaaatttctagaaaattcaCGTCACTGGGCAAAAATCCTCGGGATTCGATGGTAAAAGATGAGGAACTATCAAGTGTTCTTGAAATATCTGTGTGatagattcattttcaattgcgAACTAcctggtgaaaatttttaagaagaaagaaaatcatttcgaaaaataatattttatttattttttttttctaaaaaatgaaatatgcgAAAATATGAAGTATTGTTGGAGATTACTCACGCTACTGGTTGACAATAGAATTGACAGTTGAAAAAGATTTGAGAATAAATTCAGTATGTTGAACTTCATAACAAgatatcaatttcaaaaaacttccaCGATCAAGCACCGATGTTATGGTCATTTCACGAGTAAATGTATAAGTTTTGAATCTGTCTGCGGTTGTTAGCGATGTCTTATCATAAGGGCCTTTCAAGCtatcaaatctcaaaatcagaGATTCCTAATTTATTTGTGTTTGCTCAACTAATGAAATATAAACCTTATTTTCATTTGAGCGCtggtgtacctattttaataatttactcCGGCcttctgatgtatttttaaattatctgaAGAATCCAGTCTTGAGTATTCTCACGATAGATGTATCAAGAACAAGTCCCTTTGGCTTATGAACCACTTGAAAGAAATTGCCCGCCACGAGAGCACTGTtgttagaacttttttcaaaacttgagatTGGATTGAAGTATCGTTGAAGCAATCTGTAAtgcaaaagtttttgattttagatttttccctCTTGAGGTGCCCTTACATAAGGATTATCATTCAAAGACTAACGATTCGggcgaattttttccatcatttaatccaaaatcaagttttttcgGTTGCTCGTAAACTGCAAAAGCATATATCACTCGATGGGTACCTAAATTACCGTAATAATTTATGAATAGATATAAAGTCAgtaatttgagaaatagaaaatgtTTTGAGTATATTACTGTTGGGCTCTGCTATGGTTGATCTTAGGTAGGGCTGTATTACATTTCCTGCTTCTAATTCGTTTCTGCGTATGTCAACAATTATCCATTGATGCCACCAATTCTCTGGAGGGGTAAGAGTACTGCTGAGATTTCTCAATACTGGAGCTGTCGTACTAGGGTATTGGACTTCTTTCTGAAATGCTCCTAAATTCAAATCGCTTGGATTTAGACGAATTCCATATTAATACATGGTTCAAGTGAGATCGTACCTCGTAAGATTAAGGTGTAATATTTGTCACTTTTGAAGTCCCACGTTACCTCTGGAACACCTTCTATTTGATAGGAATAATACTGTTGTCCTGTGATAATAATGAGATTCGGATCGTAGATAACCTGAGATGAAATGATCgttaaaattgagatttttgtaCTATTATGTGTTGAGAATTGAGATATACTATGATGAAACCTACCGAGCAGACTTCTTCTGGAATGCTTGGAAGAAGATGAGGAACTATTAGGTGGTCTTTGAATGTGTGAGCGAAAGGAGATGTCTCTTTAGAGGTTTCTGATTGATCAAAGCTACGTAGTACAGGAACAATGAGAGcctaatttcattttgaaaatgcgaATTATTTGAGTTGAATTAGACCTTTGATATTTAATCATAAAACTTCCATCGTGAGTAGGTcttacgaggaaaaaaatttgacagttTGGATGTCAATATATTATGCGTATTAtatattttgcaacaaaaattgaatacccatctgcattttcgagaaaattgattGTTTTGTTGAACGAAAGACTGCTTTTTTTATGGCATCAAATCACTTATAGTTATGTGCGTTgctgagtaggtacttactttgaCATCGTGTAAAATTGACAGTGTAATGCAGCCTAggagaaaattcacttttgttgAACTCATTGTATGTTACAAGACAGAATGGAAATCCAGTTTGTCAACATTCAAAGGGatacacaaaattttatcgatttcaATTTATGTACTTCGATGGCGTGATGAATGAATATCTcctgatttttaaaactaatcTAGTCTATGGTGAAATGGTATCTGATTGAAAACTTTCCTATCTAATCAATTTGTTGTAGGTAGGGTACCAatacacaacatttttttttctcttttttttaatgtgattttgGTTTCCAAGCTTCTGTAAAATTTTGCATCAGGTtccctatttgaaaaaaaatggaaagaatgATTTTGAGATACGTTATGCTCATGAAATTCTAAGTCTGATTCTGAGAAATGCGTACTACGTAAGTatctgtatgaagaagtttcatgtttgaccaattttgtttttcaacatgGCTCAAAcatcataaaataaaaccactgaaaatttgttttaaaaaaaaaaattgaataattttatcctTCTTGAACAGAAGTCaacttttgatttatttttgagaaatattttggcgTTTTTTAAAGAAATCTTCCAAACCATAATTCTGAATTCATTTTCGTGAGGTAAtcggaaataaaaaattcaattagaataaattaattttgatagTAAGTAATAATGAGTAGTAGCGAACGAAAATGCATTTAGGGTCATATTTATAGAAGTTACTTAAGAATTGCTTGGCtaagtaatgatttttcaagttaattttccagtcatgattgaatttttaaaagtggatCTATCATTAAATTGAGAGATTAGATCCTAAAGTATtcatatattattttaaa encodes:
- the LOC135836445 gene encoding putative odorant-binding protein A5 isoform X3 yields the protein MLTAQAKHFSAMKFAFTLYHLCILIFVKFNTVKVQGENTISEFTDHLIVPHLFPTPPKEICSVIYEPGLIILTGKPYFPYQIQGLPEIIWNHKEETFYTVHSRERLSMQSQQPPYSKMKPIFHLPNNGGMNG
- the LOC135836462 gene encoding uncharacterized protein LOC135836462, with amino-acid sequence MKFVIVYYLYGLVLLILPIVEGQSNENEPDLDRLFASVFENRLIVPHILPSLPKEICTVIYNPGLFIITGKPYFPYQLQSLPEVLWNYRDGKYHTLVMLGAIQKCNETESWSSSSSGKNDSSIGLPEQWWFEWVKVDIYQDRLNRAGVDLQPFLNTTLQPNSTHRIIYTFAVYEQREKFRFKLDDKDNSPEKIIQRHFTPLSNFEKTFQECALSAGNYFYVLPKRIVLDTSKVRTFEWTSSI
- the LOC135836460 gene encoding putative odorant-binding protein A5 yields the protein MSYHAYSIVFLFISTQGTISSSEQQLAKVFEDDFIVPHLLPIAPPELSPIIYKPGLIILTGKPYFPYQIQELPDITWNYKDETYYTIVILGAFQRQGENTTPKDSRNSDKITVSPPEQWWHQWVKVNVFENCIDSTGTDLKRFSQSEMLQPNSTHRVLQVFAIYQQKEKIELNLEVDPPNKLLQQHFTPLSNFENNFPGTVLLSGNFFHMIEKFELKSGIREDLFDPKALKLKKTVESAQRANNRYFGL
- the LOC135836459 gene encoding uncharacterized protein LOC135836459; translated protein: MKFNILNLFSNLFQLSILLSTSSFAIENESITQIFQEHLIVPHLLPSNPEDFCPVIYKPGLIISTGKFYFPYQIEDVPEISWDFKCDKFYTVIAIEAIQRQNLKVTTTTENVRFLGALKKVYENSSTDNSTEKITKENDNLPPEHWWYKWVITDVDENDINSGVTLQPFSSTNIFQPNDTHQLICVFAVFEQSQRFELKIDDKENSPDLLLRSNFTPLSNFAQNFHGKNTLIRGNFFYVVPQPEIIALDDPVQKVRRLTWGRAFKQKYKKNEY